One genomic window of Haemorhous mexicanus isolate bHaeMex1 chromosome 17, bHaeMex1.pri, whole genome shotgun sequence includes the following:
- the MRPL28 gene encoding large ribosomal subunit protein bL28m: MPLHRFPPRLWAAMRMREGICARLPQHYLASLQDDTPPTPVHWEPHGLRYRRNPRTGQRERVQDVPVPVYFPPAANEGLWGGEGWVRGFRYARNDKLSTRLPKTWKPQLFKRQFYSEILDATLTITVTMRTLDLIDAAFGFDFYILKTPRADMCSKLGMDLKRTMLLRLARRDPALHPHEPARREAIYDKYKEFVIPEEEAEWVGLSLEEAIEKQRLLEKKDPVPLFKVYAEELVSQLREQQQAVQKQ, from the exons ATGCCGCTGCACCGCTTCCCGCCGCGGCTCTGGGCCGCCATGCGGATGCGGGAGGGCATCTGCGCCCGGCTGCCGCAGCACTACCTGGCCTCGCTGCAGGACGACACGCCGCCCACACCCGTGCACTGGGAGCCGCACGGCCTGCGCTACCGGCGGAACCCGCGCACCGGGCAGCGCGAGCGCGTGCAGGACGTGCCGGTGCCCGTGTACTTCCCGCCCGCCGCCAACGAGGGGCTCTGGGGCGGCGAGGGGTGGGTCCGCGGCTTCCGCTACGCGCGCAACGACAAG CTCTCCACCAGGCTGCCCAAGACATGGAAGCCTCAGCTGTTCAAGCGGCAGTTCTACAGCGAGATCCTGGACGCCACGCTGACCATCACCGTCACCATGCGCACGCTCGACCTCATCGACGCCGCCTTCGGCTTCGACTTCTACATCCTCAAG ACTCCCCGAGCTGACATGTGCTCCAAGCTGGGCATGGACCTGAAGAGGACGATGCTGCTGCGCCTGGCCCGGCGCGACCCCGCGCTGCACCCCCACGAGCCAGCCCGGAGAGAGGCCATCTATGACAAGTACAAG GAATTTGTGATcccagaggaagaagctgaatGGGTTGGCTTGAGTTTGGAAGAAGCCATAGAAAAACAGAGGCTCCtggaaaaaaag GATCCTGTCCCCCTCTTCAAGGTGTATGCTGAGGAGCTTGTCAGCcagctgagagagcagcaaCAGGCAGTGCAGAAGCAGTAG